The following is a genomic window from Rhinatrema bivittatum chromosome 12, aRhiBiv1.1, whole genome shotgun sequence.
TTCTACAAGGACTACTTCACGACTGTCTGCTTACGGGCAACAAGAAAGAAGGAGGCCTTGAAATCTGTCACATGCAAGGCGGTCATGTCAACTCGAGGTAGCACATCAAGCCGTTCCACCACATAACCTGCATCACAGATCGCACTCTCTAGAAAATCCTTTTCTAAAACAATGTTCGAAAACACCTTCTGCCCAACCTTATACCTACTTGCTCCTAGCACCCCACCCGTTACTAAGTACCCTCCTGGTTTCAGCAGCGATGTGATATTCCTCAgagcagagcagaaagattcagGATCCATGCAGGCACTTTGCAGACAAAGAAACGAGAGCAAGCAGTCAGCCTGAGGCAGCGTCAGCGGCTCCAGTGGGTTGCTCTTAGTGACGTCACACTTCAGTAGCCGTGTCACCGTTGTCCTcaccctttcttccttctctgtccACTTTTCCCTAAAGGAGAAGAGGAATAGGAATGAAAACTTCAGTTAAAATAAACCCTCTGGAATAAGCCTAATAATCTGAATCATGTTTAGATGTCTTGGAGACAGAATCCAGGGGCGATTCTATAATGAGACGGCAGCTTCAGGCGGCAAAATTTGGAACAGTAAAAACTGCCCCGAAACTCCTCTATTGGCCACCCCATCCTGCcgccaaaacaacaaaggacccGTGAGCTGccggcaatgttccctctaagctgcgtgCGTGCGCGACCGCGCATAACTTTTCTGGAGGCTCCGCACAACTTTTCCACCGCCGCGCAGTAAGactggcagggccgtggtggagctcatcccgccaCAGCCCGAACAAGGCCAGCACAACATACTCtgcaagccgtgcacttgcacagggcggcagCTCCGAGGAAGCGGTGGTCTGGATCCACCAGCGGCCAAAATGGACTGGAGGCTGCGGAGCCACCCGGAGGAGTCCACCCCGCGGCagacgaattaaaaaaaaagccatggggTGCATAGGAGGCATGCCAGACCCCTGCCTGATCCAATGTAGGAGAAAACAGCATATCCTCTGCAAAAGGCAGCAGCCGAAGCAGTGGCAGCATTTGAGTGACATCATCGCCTGTTGCTGTGGGGTCAGTTTCATGAGCGGAGCAGCGGGATTTCACAGCTCCTTCTGCAGGACTGATTCTGCAATAGTAGGAGATGATGTCACTcaaatgctgctcctgctgccggcTCGTGCTGGATGAGGGAGGTAATAAACTGCGCCAGGGAGTCCCAGCActtggagaaggaggaggaagagcctgggagTCACTGATGAGAAGGTGGGGGAAAGTGATGAAAGCATAAGAAGGAGAGGAAAGagcaagggatggggggggggggggagggatagcgGGAAAAAGGGGAAAAGCTGAGGTAATgaggaaataaaatgaaaatggggAATCAGCTGAGATAGTAAAGGGTGAGAAGGAGAAGAATCTCTAGAGGGACAGGAATGGGGGAAGAATTGAGGTAGtgtgaaaaggggagggagggaagagtaTCTGTGGTGAGAGAAGGGGGGGAAAGTGGGGAAAAGAGGAATGATAGTGAGGGAAATACGAGGAAGAGCTGAGCTGGTGAGGTAAGAGGATGAGAAGTAAAGGAAAGAGCTGAGATAGTGAGGCCACAGTCCGTCCAATGGATCCCATCCGTCCACTGATGGACTAAGTAGAGAAGAGGTTGTGGGCTGCCGGCGGACCACATCCCACCAGCAGCTCAAGTGGAGTGGAGGCCACCTTGTGATCCCGACCCAAAAGAGGCCAAAGTGAAGAGACGGGCCCAGAGCTCCCAGGAGAGCaattggaagaaaagaaaaggtgaagcccgtgtgtgtgagatagcgcacgcatgtgtgtgtgtgtgtgtgtgtgtgtgtgtgtgagagacagcaggagtgcatgtgggagagagggagtatgtgcatctgagagaggaagcaGGACTGTGTGAGTAGGAAGTATGTGTGAGCGAAAGAAATAAACAAGTACATTTTCAGGCTCACGCGCACATCAATTTATCTGAACGCACttaagcaatttttaaaacacATGAAGCTTATTTTAAACACTAACAAGACCGAAATATTATTACTGGAACGCAAATGCACGCGGAGCAAACTCCCATCTTTAGTTTTAGATAGCTCCTCCAAGATAAAACCTTCATTTCTCGCAAGAGATCTAGGAATAACCCTTGACACTGaattaggattaaaaaaaacacatggcTCTAAAACGTAAGGATGGTTATTTCAAACTCCTTAAATTAAGAAGATTGAAACCTCTGTTAGAACCTAAAGACTTTAGGACCGTCCTATAATCCCTTATCTTTTCGAACAGCAATTATTGTAACGCCTTATTGCTTGGCCTTCCTCAATGTACAATAAGACCGCTTCAAGTATTGCAGAACTCTGCTGCTAGGATTCTAACCGGGGTAAGACAATTTGAttacatcacccctattctaatCTCCTTATATTGGCTCCCCATATCATCACGTATACTCTACAAAATGGCGTGTGTACTCCACAATATTATATACGGACACAAAACAGAATGGCTTAGCACAGCAGTCAGGCTACATGTTTCCCAAAAAAATTttaagatctgccaacaaaggcttAATATCAATTACCcacaataaaaacagcaagactatgTGAAGTAAGAGAGAGGGCAATTTCTATCGCAGGACCCAAGCTCTGGAATACTCTTTCACCCCAAGCACGGCTACAATCTGTCTGATTCCAAGAAATTTAAAGcggatttaaaaacatggctctttacgTGAGACTATGCAGAAAGTGGGTAACCAACAGCGGACCTCTAGCtcgtgttttattttatttaagtattATTTGGATTACCTTAGACTAATTTAACagctatattttaattatttccaCTTTGTAATTTTAGCTGTTATATTCTTTTATTGCTGTCTATTGTATTTctcttgttttaattttgtacaccgttgtgatggttcttACTGATGTGACGGTTTAAAAAACCTAAAGAAACCATAAACTTCTGCGGGTGCTGCAGGATCTTAGTGCAATGCTATGCTGTACAGCGCTGCACATATTACATGGGAACCCTGGAGTGCATGTCCCAGCTCTTCCACACACAAAGGCAGTCACGTCTGCTAGCGCAGCTGTGCCTTCACTCGGGCCATATCCATACCTGTCACCTTCCAATTCACACACAAACTTCACAGTGGAGCTCCAGTCAAACGTCCCCCGCACCTTCTTCAGCCACTTCTCCAGCTCTTGCAGGCACCGGTCCGAGTAATCCGAAGCAATTATTTCTCTGAAAAACTCACAGGCTGAGAGGAACTGGTAAATGGAGGCACCAGAGCCGATGTCTATCAGGGTATCTCCTCTTATAGCCCCTGCAGGAGAGAGTACAGAAACTGAATATTACACAcaacagaggctctctctcctcctgtaaAGCATAAATAAAGCACAGCAGTGGCAtggccagaattgattttttgggtgggcacaaggttaacatgagtgagctgtaggcatgcaggtctgagacctataGTTATATTGTTATTGAAAAATAATGCCGTATACTGTaacctacaatggctttctaagtagtttgcaacagctattatgcatcatgcgtgaaactttaaaacattttaactcaattatttcaagcacttaccagcattaaaaattccttatcaatctgtattaatttattttaaatttaatgcagtttataaatgcacaagtatatcatgtaaaaagcaaagaaaacaaacagatccaatcatgtaataaaacaaaaatgaatgtattcattcatgaatcctctttgcagaaagccagaaatcatcataattacaataaaatagcattaatcatcagaacaggtgcaaagcagagctaggacaattcacattacaacaaatatgaaaataaatattcGGATTCTGGTGttaccaggggcggattggcctatcgggggatcgggcatcccccggtgggccgattgctccagtcacatggtctgccgtgggcggccgtgaca
Proteins encoded in this region:
- the LOC115073867 gene encoding indolethylamine N-methyltransferase-like; its protein translation is MALDFTGKEDYQKDFDPRAHLDIQYTPEGALVTGGYLSFMLKNLFTTFASGAIRGDTLIDIGSGASIYQFLSACEFFREIIASDYSDRCLQELEKWLKKVRGTFDWSSTVKFVCELEGDREKWTEKEERVRTTVTRLLKCDVTKSNPLEPLTLPQADCLLSFLCLQSACMDPESFCSALRNITSLLKPGGYLVTGGVLGASRYKVGQKVFSNIVLEKDFLESAICDAGYVVERLDVLPRVDMTALHVTDFKASFFLVARKQTVVK